The Oscillatoria acuminata PCC 6304 genomic interval CCTGCGTGATGTCGAGATGTTCCAAGTATATCTCTGGGCTTGTGTACTGGAACAAAGTATTGCCTCCGTGCAACAGGAGTTATTTCCCCTTTGTGTGATGCTGTATCCTGCTTTGGGGGTGCGGTGGGAATTGGTGAGGCAAATGCTCAACCTGTTAGGACGACAATTGCGCGATCGGCTCACATTTGAAGAGTACGATTTATTTGTCCCCTACTTGCGAACCCTGTGGGAAATGTTTTCTCCAGCAGTCTTCTCCCCCACAGAGAAATCCGACCAATCTGAAGCGATCGCTGTTGAATCCAAGGATTTTTTTTATTCCCGTGAATCTCTGGGGAATAAAGTTGTTGGGTAGGAGATTGCTGATCCGAACATTTGCAAACGACTCAAGTCGTGACAACGAACACCCAAGAAATTTCCCTTTCATCCCTCATTTGCTCCGGACTCAAAATTTGGAAATAATCGCTAAAATGGGAAAAGATGGGGGGATTTTTGGAAATTCTCCGTCATTTTGAATCAGCACTAGAGGTTAATAAACAAATGGCATTACAACAAGGTGATACAGGTCCGCAGGTGGAACAATTACAGCGGCAATTAGAAAAGTTAGGATATAACATCGGGCGATTTAACCCCAACTTCGGCCCTCTCCTCAACGAGATTGTGCAAGGCTTTCAAGCAGAAGCGGGACTGGTTGTGGATGGGATTGTGGGCGATCGCACCCAAACTGCGATCGATCGCGCTGTTGCCGGAATTACCCTACCCAGCCGAGTTTCCCCGCCTCCAGTCAGTCCCTCCGGTGATTTTACCACCGGCAACTGGCCGGAATGGCGGATTGTCACCCAAGGCGGATTAAATGCCCGTAGCGGCCCGGGATTTGAATTCCCGGTAGAAAGTACCCTCACAGGTGGTAGTATCGTCACTCGTCATCCTGATTATACGAATCCGGTACAAGGCGATCGGGTCGGCAAACCCTGGTTAGTGATTACCAATCAAGGTACCGCCCAATTTATCCGCGCTAATAATCAATTTATCGAGCCGGATATTCAGTCTTAATTTAGACCAAATAGGACAAGGGAGTGCTTTGTTTTGATGGGTGGAAAAGCAGTAGCCCTGTCAAGGTGATTGAGTTGTAGGGGCGTATTGCATACGCCCTCTTGGGCCTGCGCATTGCGCCCCTACAAGAAACAATGATTTTTCGTCATCAAATTTATCACCTTGACAGGGCTAGTGGAGAAGCAGTTATATTATGTTTGCTTCTGCACCCAGAGTGACCTAACCCCCCAGCCCCCTTCCCTCTTAGGGAAGGGGGAGAAGAGGAAGAAGATGATATTATTATACCAAATTCAGTTGTTAAAAGTCGA includes:
- a CDS encoding peptidoglycan-binding domain-containing protein codes for the protein MALQQGDTGPQVEQLQRQLEKLGYNIGRFNPNFGPLLNEIVQGFQAEAGLVVDGIVGDRTQTAIDRAVAGITLPSRVSPPPVSPSGDFTTGNWPEWRIVTQGGLNARSGPGFEFPVESTLTGGSIVTRHPDYTNPVQGDRVGKPWLVITNQGTAQFIRANNQFIEPDIQS